From Candidatus Omnitrophota bacterium, the proteins below share one genomic window:
- a CDS encoding helix-turn-helix transcriptional regulator, with protein MKTNWLWDTRLSETRVKNILKDEKNPRFYIYAEKLFSRISDTQMAFSYIPKEVFCRHWPVIKQRIDQDAWKKGKALFWQRIYDQIAAQLEVHGSALSERMSIAQQIKTIRRQLGYTQEEMAKRLGVIQQFVSKLETGRENLTIDTLKRIADVFDLKLTIRLG; from the coding sequence ATGAAAACTAATTGGTTGTGGGATACCAGATTAAGCGAAACAAGGGTTAAAAATATCTTGAAAGATGAGAAAAACCCTCGTTTCTATATTTACGCGGAAAAATTGTTTTCCCGCATTAGTGATACACAAATGGCCTTTAGTTATATTCCCAAAGAGGTCTTTTGCCGGCATTGGCCTGTTATAAAGCAAAGGATTGATCAGGATGCTTGGAAGAAGGGAAAGGCCCTGTTCTGGCAAAGAATATATGATCAAATAGCTGCACAACTTGAGGTTCATGGTAGTGCTTTATCTGAAAGAATGAGTATTGCGCAACAAATTAAAACCATTCGCCGTCAGCTGGGCTATACACAGGAAGAAATGGCAAAACGGTTAGGAGTTATTCAGCAGTTTGTTTCCAAGTTGGAAACGGGCAGAGAAAATTTAACCATTGATACTTTAAAACGTATTGCGGATGTTTTTGATTTGAAATTGACAATTCGTTTAGGCTAA
- a CDS encoding PilZ domain-containing protein has product MKIFPGDDRRRFERYETDLKIDFYVNFDIRTRIDYRIKASGKEQPSSAKYGALSKNISVEGLCFTCSSALQKEDVLLLEVFLPSATEPIAMEGVVKWVRPAPVAAGAAAEFETGVKVLTVNGEDVEGSVHLDKVHKVIWSIVLESVFGDFKHLALKRRRDSGHS; this is encoded by the coding sequence ATGAAAATTTTCCCGGGCGATGACCGCCGCCGGTTTGAACGCTACGAAACCGACCTCAAGATCGATTTTTATGTCAATTTTGATATCCGGACCCGTATTGACTACCGTATCAAAGCGAGTGGAAAAGAACAGCCCTCATCGGCTAAGTATGGGGCCTTGAGCAAAAATATCAGTGTTGAGGGCCTGTGTTTTACCTGTTCCAGTGCACTTCAAAAAGAGGATGTCCTGCTTTTAGAGGTTTTTCTGCCTTCTGCCACAGAACCCATTGCCATGGAGGGGGTTGTGAAATGGGTTCGGCCCGCTCCTGTAGCCGCCGGGGCCGCTGCCGAGTTTGAAACGGGAGTCAAGGTCCTTACCGTCAATGGAGAGGATGTCGAAGGTTCGGTCCATTTAGACAAGGTGCATAAGGTCATCTGGAGCATTGTGCTGGAGTCTGTCTTTGGGGATTTCAAGCATTTGGCGCTGAAACGGCGCAGGGATTCAGGACACTCCTGA
- a CDS encoding reverse transcriptase family protein — protein sequence MALTNENHLFGVRSVAVLLKTDSTQLQKLLQDFQKHYHSSAVVIKGKKRDITVPSKELKSFQRKINKFILKRFKFPESMHGYNKGHSVNTNASVHVGKKFVAKYDIRSFFPSIHHTRVNKIYKSLELNEQQAQILTTLSTADYCVPHGFPTSSTLAVLSLVNLDRRFKKAFRGYDFDYTFYSDDITISANREIVGFEALIYKMIKQEGFKVKKDKKKYLGNYKRQKVTGNVVNERVSLPIERRELIKSIVNNCVVQGPGTQINKYWGVFGEAKSREKSKAMFKERLSGMIKNVSILHKSYGQKLKRRFNQIDWKL from the coding sequence ATGGCTTTAACAAATGAGAATCATTTATTCGGTGTTCGTTCAGTAGCTGTATTATTAAAAACTGATTCAACCCAACTGCAGAAATTACTTCAAGATTTTCAGAAGCATTATCACTCTTCTGCCGTCGTTATCAAGGGTAAGAAGAGGGATATTACCGTTCCCTCCAAAGAATTAAAATCATTTCAAAGAAAAATAAATAAATTTATTTTAAAAAGATTCAAATTTCCTGAGTCAATGCATGGCTATAACAAAGGACATTCTGTTAATACGAATGCCAGCGTTCATGTAGGAAAGAAGTTTGTTGCGAAGTATGATATTAGAAGTTTCTTCCCCAGCATTCATCACACCCGTGTTAATAAAATATATAAATCACTAGAATTAAATGAACAGCAGGCACAAATTCTGACCACCCTTTCCACAGCAGATTATTGTGTGCCACATGGTTTCCCTACCAGCTCAACTTTGGCTGTCCTATCCCTTGTCAATTTAGATCGTAGGTTTAAAAAGGCTTTTAGGGGGTATGATTTTGATTATACTTTTTATTCCGATGACATTACAATTTCTGCAAACAGAGAAATCGTTGGTTTCGAAGCATTGATTTATAAAATGATCAAGCAGGAAGGCTTTAAGGTTAAAAAAGATAAGAAGAAATATTTAGGGAATTATAAAAGGCAGAAAGTTACCGGTAATGTAGTTAATGAGAGGGTATCGTTGCCAATTGAACGAAGAGAATTAATCAAATCCATAGTAAATAACTGCGTTGTGCAAGGGCCAGGTACACAAATTAATAAATATTGGGGAGTTTTTGGAGAGGCGAAAAGTCGAGAGAAGTCAAAAGCTATGTTTAAAGAAAGACTATCAGGAATGATAAAGAATGTTTCGATTTTACACAAAAGTTACGGTCAAAAACTCAAACGGAGATTTAACCAGATTGATTGGAAATTATAA
- a CDS encoding nucleotidyl transferase AbiEii/AbiGii toxin family protein, which yields MTKKTAYIQGEQKRITELVTKKFKDYYLTGGTALAFYFEHRFSEDLDFFSQKYKKSDPDKIMKFIKEETGFDYRLDAMQDDPSLIPMKVYFMELKNNHVLKIDFVKDYVANMNLIRNGLHSIDDIYLRKLYAAIGMRGKELDTGRKIATGRQSVKDLFDIYYLSSKHKLLCDAFFEFFSYDQAERLDAWYRGFDKTETKLGLMDLVPGIDTGKIFKHLDEQIIRKIPDKLK from the coding sequence ATGACTAAAAAGACTGCATATATTCAAGGAGAGCAAAAGCGTATAACTGAATTAGTGACCAAGAAATTCAAAGATTATTATTTAACTGGAGGAACAGCTTTAGCCTTTTATTTTGAGCATAGGTTTTCAGAGGATTTAGACTTCTTCAGTCAAAAATATAAAAAGAGTGATCCAGATAAGATTATGAAATTTATTAAAGAAGAGACGGGGTTTGATTATCGATTAGATGCTATGCAAGATGATCCCAGCTTAATTCCCATGAAAGTTTATTTTATGGAATTAAAGAACAATCATGTCCTAAAAATTGATTTTGTAAAAGATTATGTAGCAAACATGAACCTGATAAGAAATGGATTACACTCTATAGATGACATCTATCTTCGCAAGTTATACGCCGCTATTGGTATGCGAGGGAAAGAATTGGATACCGGACGAAAGATAGCTACAGGGAGGCAAAGTGTTAAAGATTTATTCGATATCTATTATCTTTCTTCCAAACATAAACTGTTGTGCGATGCTTTCTTTGAATTTTTTTCTTATGATCAAGCAGAACGGCTTGACGCTTGGTATAGAGGATTTGATAAGACCGAAACGAAATTGGGTCTTATGGATTTAGTCCCGGGCATTGATACAGGTAAAATTTTTAAGCATTTGGATGAACAGATTATAAGAAAGATTCCGGATAAATTAAAATAG
- a CDS encoding inositol-3-phosphate synthase: protein MSKIKVAVIGVGNCASSLIQGIYYYKARTSEDSIGLMNWDIGGYRPFDIEVVAAFDIDKRKVGKDVNEAIFALPNCTAIFCSDVPLCGVKVTMGKILDGVSEHMKNYQDKQTFVLSGEKEPTREQVIGLLKESGAEILINYLPVGSEEATKFYTECALEAHMGMVNCIPVFIASNPEWEAKFRAKNLPIIGDDIKAQLGATITHRILTDLFKKRGVKLERTYQINTGGNTDFLNMLNQARLASKKISKTEAVQSVAADRMDPENIHIGPSDYVPWQKDNKICFLRMEGKLFGDVPMNIELRLSVEDSPNSAGVAIDSIRCCKLALERGEGGALQGPSAYFKKHPPKQFSDDEAYKMTQEFITKKSVVKEAEAIS from the coding sequence ATGTCGAAGATCAAAGTTGCGGTTATCGGGGTCGGGAATTGTGCCAGCTCGCTGATCCAGGGGATTTATTATTATAAGGCAAGGACGTCTGAAGACAGCATCGGCCTGATGAACTGGGATATCGGCGGGTATCGTCCCTTTGACATTGAAGTGGTTGCGGCGTTTGACATTGACAAGCGAAAAGTCGGCAAAGACGTCAACGAGGCGATTTTTGCCCTGCCCAATTGCACGGCGATCTTCTGCTCCGATGTCCCCCTCTGCGGCGTCAAGGTCACCATGGGAAAGATCCTGGATGGCGTTTCCGAGCATATGAAAAATTACCAGGACAAACAAACCTTTGTCCTGTCAGGGGAGAAAGAACCCACCCGGGAGCAGGTCATCGGCCTCCTTAAGGAATCCGGGGCAGAAATCTTGATCAATTACCTCCCTGTGGGCTCTGAAGAGGCCACAAAATTTTACACCGAGTGCGCGCTGGAAGCGCACATGGGCATGGTCAATTGCATTCCCGTGTTTATCGCGAGTAACCCGGAATGGGAAGCCAAATTCCGCGCGAAAAACCTGCCGATTATCGGAGACGACATCAAGGCCCAGCTCGGCGCCACGATCACGCACCGCATCTTGACCGACCTTTTCAAGAAGCGGGGGGTCAAGTTGGAAAGGACCTATCAGATCAACACCGGCGGTAATACGGATTTTCTTAATATGCTGAACCAAGCGCGCCTTGCGTCAAAGAAGATTTCCAAAACAGAGGCCGTCCAATCCGTGGCTGCGGACCGCATGGACCCGGAAAATATCCACATCGGCCCGAGCGATTATGTCCCGTGGCAGAAAGACAATAAGATTTGTTTTCTGCGCATGGAAGGGAAGCTTTTCGGAGACGTCCCGATGAACATTGAACTGCGGCTTTCCGTGGAAGATTCTCCCAATTCCGCGGGGGTGGCGATCGATTCCATCCGTTGCTGCAAGCTGGCCCTGGAACGCGGGGAAGGGGGAGCCCTGCAGGGCCCGTCCGCGTACTTCAAAAAGCACCCCCCGAAGCAGTTTTCCGATGATGAGGCTTACAAGATGACCCAGGAATTCATCACGAAAAAATCGGTTGTCAAGGAAGCGGAAGCGATTTCTTGA
- the umuD gene encoding translesion error-prone DNA polymerase V autoproteolytic subunit, with protein MITNVFGCDILIKKKLPLFLSRIRSGFPSPADDYIEKKLDLNEHLIDHPSATFFVKVKGDSMINAGIFSGDMLIVDRSKEATNNKIIVAVVNSEFTVKRLRKHSGKITLIPENPNYQPIEITDTTDFEVWGVVVHVIHSV; from the coding sequence ATGATAACCAATGTATTTGGATGCGACATACTCATCAAGAAAAAACTTCCTCTTTTCCTCTCTCGAATCAGATCAGGATTTCCATCCCCGGCTGACGATTACATCGAAAAGAAATTAGACCTTAACGAACACCTTATTGACCATCCATCAGCGACGTTTTTCGTAAAGGTCAAAGGCGATTCCATGATCAACGCCGGGATCTTTAGTGGTGATATGTTGATCGTAGATCGTTCTAAAGAGGCAACCAACAACAAGATAATTGTGGCTGTCGTTAATAGCGAGTTCACCGTTAAACGGTTACGAAAACATTCCGGCAAGATAACCCTCATACCGGAGAATCCCAATTATCAGCCTATTGAAATTACCGATACAACAGACTTTGAAGTTTGGGGAGTGGTTGTCCACGTCATCCATTCGGTGTGA
- a CDS encoding abortive infection family protein, giving the protein MYNLLVAGDKSAWNSSEFAFDKSRFGEYTSSSLNFKNPLNADDIEKLKFIPSLFMHEGQEGYAKLGHIKLLKERRSTIFIEINFLKNIFSKKLTNQGIWKARKRLDIDDFEFMRTHWAVKDENLFNILCDHKIISKPWYRKLEHNSSPNDKLTLDHTKKLDSVYVRDIWEKTLERRRVDPEGAITTARTLLEAVCKYVLDDLEIAYTSATDLHKLYKLTSKGLNIAPSQHTEEVFKQILGGCVAVIEGMGSLRNRISDAHGQGKSPVKPALRHAELAVNLSGAMASFLVATWEARKSGDYDK; this is encoded by the coding sequence ATGTATAACTTACTAGTTGCGGGGGACAAATCAGCTTGGAATTCTTCCGAATTTGCATTCGATAAGAGTAGATTTGGTGAATATACTTCTTCATCATTAAATTTTAAAAATCCTTTGAATGCAGATGATATAGAAAAATTAAAATTCATTCCATCATTATTTATGCATGAGGGACAAGAGGGTTACGCAAAGCTTGGACACATTAAATTATTAAAAGAACGTAGGTCAACAATTTTTATTGAAATAAATTTCTTGAAAAATATATTTTCTAAGAAATTAACGAATCAGGGAATTTGGAAAGCAAGAAAGCGACTTGATATAGACGATTTTGAGTTTATGAGAACACATTGGGCTGTAAAAGATGAGAATCTGTTTAATATATTATGTGATCATAAAATAATATCTAAACCTTGGTATAGGAAATTGGAGCACAATTCTTCCCCAAATGATAAGCTGACTCTTGATCATACTAAAAAATTGGATTCTGTTTATGTTCGCGATATATGGGAGAAAACATTAGAAAGACGGCGAGTTGATCCAGAGGGGGCAATTACTACAGCGAGAACACTCTTAGAGGCAGTTTGTAAGTATGTACTTGATGATCTTGAAATAGCATATACTTCAGCAACGGATCTTCATAAGCTATACAAATTAACTTCAAAAGGTTTAAATATCGCTCCTAGCCAGCATACCGAGGAAGTTTTTAAACAAATATTAGGTGGTTGCGTAGCAGTAATCGAAGGGATGGGTAGCCTTCGCAATCGTATCAGTGATGCCCATGGCCAAGGAAAAAGCCCGGTAAAGCCAGCACTGCGTCATGCAGAATTAGCAGTCAACCTGTCTGGTGCGATGGCTTCGTTTCTGGTTGCTACATGGGAAGCAAGAAAGAGCGGGGATTATGATAAGTAA
- a CDS encoding tyrosine-type recombinase/integrase produces MATLRTKGGRYFVDFRVNGKRVRKAIGKSKRIAELALKDIEVKIERQEIGFVEPQDSELSKLFEEFKSYGSTHNSPSSQKRYRAIVDHFKTYLSKFQFIKKISHLTPKFFEDYQAFRKGEGAANKTVNNELICLHAMFNLAVKWGYTRNNPSQGVRLLKEELNKKPRFLSKEECKILLEKCGEFFYPILYTFLHTGMRKSELENLSWSDVDFERKKIKIRYKDDWSPKTSEREIPISSSLYDLLLRQRDRTGGRLASYVFNREGIKIEPNYLRKKLMSITEKCGFPDVTKVHSLRHTFASHLIMNGVDLPTVKKLLGHSNIETTMIYSHLADEHVDRSVEKLNF; encoded by the coding sequence ATGGCAACATTAAGAACAAAGGGTGGTAGATATTTCGTTGATTTTCGTGTTAATGGAAAAAGAGTTCGTAAGGCAATTGGTAAATCAAAAAGAATTGCCGAGTTAGCATTAAAAGATATTGAAGTAAAAATTGAACGACAGGAAATTGGTTTTGTTGAACCACAAGACAGTGAATTAAGTAAACTCTTCGAAGAATTTAAATCCTACGGTAGTACTCATAACTCACCGTCTTCTCAAAAACGTTACAGAGCAATTGTTGATCACTTTAAGACCTACCTTAGCAAGTTTCAATTCATAAAGAAAATTTCACATTTAACTCCAAAGTTTTTTGAAGATTATCAGGCATTTCGTAAAGGCGAGGGAGCGGCAAACAAAACAGTGAACAATGAACTGATTTGTTTGCATGCTATGTTTAATCTCGCAGTGAAATGGGGATATACTAGGAATAATCCATCACAGGGTGTAAGACTTCTTAAAGAGGAGCTAAACAAAAAGCCGCGATTCTTGAGCAAAGAGGAATGTAAAATACTTTTAGAAAAATGCGGTGAATTTTTTTATCCAATACTCTATACATTCTTACATACAGGGATGAGAAAAAGTGAATTGGAAAATCTGTCTTGGAGTGATGTTGATTTTGAACGTAAGAAAATCAAAATTCGTTATAAAGACGATTGGAGTCCAAAAACCTCTGAACGAGAAATACCTATAAGTAGCAGTCTCTATGATCTACTTTTGAGGCAAAGGGATCGTACAGGGGGAAGGTTGGCATCTTATGTTTTTAACCGGGAAGGTATAAAAATTGAGCCAAATTATCTAAGGAAGAAATTAATGTCAATTACTGAAAAATGTGGCTTTCCAGATGTGACCAAAGTCCATAGTTTGCGGCATACTTTTGCGAGCCACTTAATCATGAATGGTGTGGATTTGCCGACAGTCAAGAAGCTTCTTGGTCATTCAAATATTGAAACGACCATGATTTATTCACATTTGGCTGATGAGCATGTGGATAGATCTGTAGAAAAGTTGAATTTTTAA